A part of Paenibacillus sp. 481 genomic DNA contains:
- a CDS encoding redox-sensing transcriptional repressor Rex produces MKSMKISEAVVRRLPVYLRHLIELKQREVLTVSSQDLGQKLDLNPAQIRKDLAYFGDFGRKGIGYDVSYLIEQIRHILKLDQVVNVGLVGAGKLGHALCNYTAYLKDNMKIVAVFDAHESKIGSLINNHTVLPMGDLIPTVRNHHIRIGIITVPAAEAQQVADQFVEAGVEAILNFAPVILKVPSHIRVHTADFTTDLFSLAYYLTESGKDAAAE; encoded by the coding sequence ATGAAAAGTATGAAAATATCGGAAGCGGTCGTGCGACGCTTGCCGGTTTACTTGCGACACCTGATTGAATTAAAGCAGCGTGAAGTATTAACGGTATCGTCTCAAGATTTAGGGCAAAAATTGGACTTGAATCCAGCACAAATCCGTAAAGATTTGGCTTATTTCGGTGATTTTGGCCGTAAAGGTATCGGCTATGACGTCTCTTATTTAATCGAACAAATACGGCATATACTTAAGTTGGACCAAGTCGTTAACGTTGGTTTAGTTGGTGCGGGTAAGCTTGGACACGCGTTGTGCAATTATACGGCCTACTTAAAAGATAATATGAAAATCGTTGCTGTATTCGATGCACATGAGTCTAAAATCGGGTCCCTCATTAACAATCATACGGTGCTTCCGATGGGCGATCTTATCCCCACGGTGCGGAATCATCATATTCGGATTGGTATTATAACCGTACCTGCTGCTGAAGCGCAGCAAGTCGCAGATCAGTTCGTTGAGGCAGGAGTTGAAGCGATTCTTAACTTTGCACCTGTCATTTTAAAAGTTCCGTCGCATATTCGTGTGCACACGGCTGATTTCACGACGGATTTGTTCAGTTTAGCTTATTATTTAACCGAATCAGGAAAGGACGCGGCTGCAGAATGA
- a CDS encoding 3-hydroxyacyl-CoA dehydrogenase family protein has translation MFFKKIGVIGGGTMGQGIAEMLAVKGLDVLLVEQSSEKLDHAYEMIETSLDKQLEKWAITQAEKKLILSRIHKVTHLAELSACDMVIETITEDLDAKKEVFAELDRVCPSSIILASNTSTLSLTELASTTKYPERVIGMHFIHPVSKVDLCEIIRGLKTSEATFSETKRFVEEVVQKKGVMVYESPGFVTTRMICTLINEALHVLQEGVASAEDIDNAMRIGYNFQYGPLEMADRFGLDSVSAAMERMFREFGDIKYRPSVLLKKMVRAGHLGVKTGEGFFKYDKDGDRL, from the coding sequence ATGTTTTTCAAAAAAATCGGCGTCATCGGCGGCGGTACAATGGGCCAAGGCATTGCAGAAATGCTTGCTGTCAAAGGTCTGGACGTGCTGTTGGTGGAACAATCGTCGGAGAAGCTGGACCATGCATATGAAATGATCGAAACAAGCTTGGATAAGCAACTTGAGAAATGGGCTATCACCCAAGCGGAAAAAAAATTAATTTTGTCGCGCATACATAAAGTGACGCATTTAGCGGAACTTAGCGCGTGCGATATGGTCATCGAAACGATTACTGAAGACTTGGATGCGAAAAAAGAAGTGTTTGCAGAACTTGATCGCGTCTGCCCAAGCAGCATCATTTTGGCAAGTAACACATCCACATTGTCGCTTACGGAACTGGCGAGTACGACGAAGTATCCGGAGCGCGTTATTGGCATGCACTTTATTCATCCCGTATCTAAAGTGGACTTGTGCGAAATTATCCGTGGGTTAAAAACTTCTGAAGCAACTTTCAGTGAAACGAAACGTTTTGTTGAAGAAGTTGTACAGAAAAAAGGCGTCATGGTGTACGAGTCCCCAGGCTTTGTTACTACGCGCATGATCTGTACTTTGATCAACGAAGCACTGCACGTATTGCAAGAAGGTGTCGCTTCTGCTGAGGATATCGACAATGCGATGAGAATCGGATACAATTTCCAGTATGGACCGCTTGAGATGGCAGACCGCTTCGGTCTTGATTCGGTATCTGCGGCTATGGAGCGCATGTTCCGCGAATTCGGAGACATCAAGTACCGTCCGTCCGTATTGTTGAAAAAGATGGTCCGTGCTGGCCACCTCGGTGTAAAGACGGGCGAAGGATTTTTCAAGTATGACAAGGATGGGGATAGACTATGA
- a CDS encoding quinolinate synthase produces MAKIRPIPTVTIMALAGAVLFGGWHLYETKMVEQPLAEAIQEHKLAKQVQVDLQQKSVVVKLEAKPEANVRELVQAAYKEADKRAKGRSIRVEMINEQSTPRLEQIWSKAIFGVAEAMVHQKYSDIPKQLTALTQQTTVNVETEMDERFVYVTLKDGKGIKTVLLPLQGEKMGVWPNEQAKLVTLD; encoded by the coding sequence ATGGCTAAAATTAGACCAATTCCAACCGTAACCATTATGGCGCTTGCTGGGGCCGTGTTGTTTGGCGGTTGGCACTTGTATGAAACCAAAATGGTAGAGCAGCCGCTGGCAGAAGCCATTCAAGAGCATAAGTTGGCAAAGCAGGTGCAAGTGGATTTGCAGCAGAAATCGGTAGTCGTAAAATTAGAAGCGAAACCAGAGGCGAATGTACGTGAGTTGGTACAAGCTGCTTACAAAGAAGCGGATAAACGTGCAAAAGGTCGTAGCATTCGTGTTGAAATGATAAATGAGCAATCCACTCCACGGCTTGAGCAAATATGGTCTAAGGCTATATTTGGAGTTGCGGAAGCGATGGTTCATCAAAAATATAGTGATATTCCGAAGCAGTTAACAGCGTTGACACAACAGACGACGGTGAACGTTGAGACCGAAATGGATGAGCGTTTTGTATATGTGACGCTAAAAGATGGTAAAGGAATAAAAACCGTGTTATTACCATTGCAAGGGGAGAAAATGGGGGTGTGGCCAAATGAACAAGCAAAATTGGTTACGCTGGACTGA
- a CDS encoding cell wall elongation regulator TseB-like domain-containing protein, translating to MARSGPRRRTNRKKWIAITIFMLIIVIVALVQFFKYIHQDEWANEQQVIERANKVVALTHINKIEKSVWESVYYVVSGLDAQNEEQIVWVGPESSSVLPASKVVAKEQIEAQLQQQYNDIEIVRLVRGVKDKQYVWQALVERKDEQQVNRHYYHFFDVKTGHPIGEAYPLPNQ from the coding sequence ATGGCAAGAAGCGGGCCGCGTCGGCGGACAAACCGTAAAAAGTGGATCGCGATCACTATTTTTATGTTAATCATTGTTATTGTTGCACTGGTTCAATTTTTTAAGTATATTCATCAGGATGAATGGGCGAACGAACAACAAGTTATCGAACGAGCTAACAAAGTCGTTGCTTTGACCCATATTAACAAAATCGAGAAATCGGTTTGGGAATCGGTCTATTATGTTGTCTCGGGGCTGGATGCACAAAACGAAGAGCAGATTGTATGGGTGGGTCCTGAATCGTCATCCGTTCTGCCAGCGAGCAAGGTAGTCGCTAAGGAACAAATTGAGGCCCAGCTTCAGCAGCAATATAACGATATAGAGATTGTGCGCCTCGTGCGAGGCGTTAAAGATAAGCAATATGTGTGGCAAGCGCTCGTTGAGCGTAAGGATGAACAACAAGTAAATCGTCACTACTATCATTTTTTTGATGTGAAAACGGGTCATCCAATCGGGGAAGCTTATCCGCTTCCGAATCAATAG
- a CDS encoding AAA family ATPase, with product MNKQNWLRWTEWAIGIAVPMILFLTFQGINIWPVLIVGAALTALVIAVRMRGGDKGGAGGFGGLKQRRATNKSAIDNIRFEQIGGHERAKRELVEALDFLVKPEQIRQFGIRPLKGILLAGPPGTGKTLMAKAAAHYADAVFVGSSGSEFVEMYVGVGAGRIRDLFKEARQLALKQKKENAVIFIDEIDVIGGKREGGQQKEYDQTLNQLLTEMDGLYGDSSPRILVMAATNRKEMLDSALLRPGRFDRHIEVDLPDKKGRLHIIQLHAQNKPLAADVDLNRIAEETFSFSGAQLESVLNEAAIYAMRAEAKQITMEHMSQAIDKVMLGEKTDREANHEERRRVAIHELGHALVAEAVRPGSVSQVALSPRGKALGYVRHHSQQERYLYTKPYLEEQIMIALGGAVAEEMFYGNRSTGSQGDFDQSLNIVDTMINAGLTELGIVRLKNVTPDALSDATKAIMVELTDRTHTMLETQRTVFMSCLDVLIREENLTGEHFRCLIRDKKHLPV from the coding sequence ATGAACAAGCAAAATTGGTTACGCTGGACTGAATGGGCAATCGGCATAGCTGTGCCAATGATACTGTTTCTTACTTTCCAAGGCATTAATATTTGGCCGGTGCTTATTGTTGGCGCTGCGTTAACGGCGCTAGTTATCGCGGTGCGAATGCGTGGCGGGGATAAAGGTGGAGCAGGCGGTTTTGGCGGTTTAAAACAGCGTAGAGCTACTAACAAGAGCGCGATCGATAACATTCGATTTGAGCAAATCGGTGGACACGAGCGGGCGAAGCGAGAATTAGTGGAAGCACTGGACTTTTTGGTCAAACCGGAACAAATTCGCCAATTCGGCATCCGGCCGTTAAAAGGAATTTTGCTGGCAGGTCCTCCCGGTACGGGCAAGACGTTAATGGCGAAAGCAGCAGCGCACTATGCGGATGCCGTGTTTGTCGGTTCATCAGGCAGTGAGTTTGTCGAAATGTACGTCGGTGTCGGTGCTGGGCGTATTCGAGATCTGTTCAAGGAGGCACGACAGCTTGCCTTAAAACAGAAAAAAGAAAACGCCGTCATTTTTATTGATGAAATTGACGTCATTGGCGGCAAACGAGAAGGCGGTCAGCAGAAGGAGTACGATCAAACGCTGAATCAGTTGCTCACCGAAATGGACGGTTTGTATGGTGATTCATCACCGCGGATACTTGTGATGGCGGCTACTAACCGTAAAGAGATGCTGGATAGTGCATTACTGCGGCCAGGTCGATTTGACCGTCACATTGAAGTTGATTTGCCGGACAAAAAAGGGCGTTTGCACATTATTCAGCTACATGCACAAAATAAACCACTCGCTGCTGATGTTGATTTAAATCGTATAGCGGAGGAGACGTTCAGCTTCTCTGGAGCACAGCTCGAAAGCGTGCTGAATGAAGCTGCTATTTACGCCATGCGCGCAGAGGCGAAGCAGATCACGATGGAGCATATGTCACAAGCCATAGATAAAGTGATGTTGGGCGAGAAGACGGATCGGGAAGCAAACCATGAAGAGCGCCGACGTGTTGCTATTCATGAACTTGGACATGCACTTGTCGCCGAAGCTGTACGACCGGGGAGTGTGTCACAAGTGGCGTTAAGTCCACGTGGCAAAGCGCTTGGTTATGTGCGCCACCATTCGCAGCAGGAGCGTTATTTGTACACGAAGCCCTATTTAGAGGAGCAAATCATGATTGCACTTGGCGGTGCTGTAGCAGAGGAAATGTTCTACGGAAATCGCAGCACGGGCTCGCAAGGTGATTTTGACCAGTCGTTAAATATTGTCGATACGATGATCAATGCAGGCCTAACCGAATTAGGAATAGTGCGTTTGAAAAATGTGACACCAGATGCCTTGTCCGACGCGACAAAGGCGATTATGGTTGAACTAACAGATCGAACCCATACGATGCTCGAAACGCAAAGAACTGTATTTATGTCCTGTCTGGACGTACTCATACGTGAGGAAAACTTGACAGGTGAACATTTTAGATGTCTGATTCGTGACAAGAAACATTTACCAGTGTGA
- a CDS encoding amidohydrolase — MTQRTIIRNGIFAVLNPNSSQTSLRGSMVIEDDKIVYIGENLPTEYEGDEAEIIDGKGLFFLPGLVNTHGHAAMSLLRGYGDDMVLQSWLQEKMWPMEAKFTSQDVYWGTSLSVLEMLKGGTTTFVDMYDHMDEVAKVSEQSGIRARLMRGAIGLCPEDVQQHKLNEAIQFAQNWNGKADGRITTMLAPHAPYTCPPAFIEKFVQAAHDLDLSLHTHMSETRAEVEQNVADYGLRPVAHLEKLGFFSRPSFVAHAVHLTDEEIETLATYKVAVSHNPGSNLKLASGIARVVDMLKAGIVVSLGTDGPASNNNLDMFEEIRLAALIHKGVSGDPTAVPAAEALRMGTLYGAQTIQLADVGLLEAGMKADFVAVDIDQPHFIPHTDFVSHMVYSASAKDVKHVWVNGRQVVKNSECLTMDEERIRHEAQQCFEQLLKR; from the coding sequence ATGACACAACGTACGATTATTCGCAACGGCATATTTGCCGTGTTAAACCCAAATAGCTCTCAAACCTCGTTACGAGGATCCATGGTTATTGAAGATGATAAGATCGTTTATATCGGAGAGAACTTGCCAACTGAGTATGAAGGTGACGAGGCTGAAATCATAGATGGTAAAGGATTGTTCTTCCTTCCAGGACTCGTGAATACGCATGGACATGCTGCTATGTCCCTGTTGCGCGGTTACGGCGACGACATGGTGTTGCAATCATGGTTGCAAGAAAAAATGTGGCCAATGGAAGCGAAGTTTACGAGCCAAGACGTATATTGGGGAACATCGTTGTCCGTCTTAGAGATGTTGAAAGGCGGAACGACGACATTTGTTGATATGTATGACCATATGGATGAAGTCGCAAAAGTGAGTGAGCAGTCAGGCATTCGTGCACGACTGATGCGTGGAGCTATCGGCCTCTGTCCAGAGGATGTGCAACAGCACAAGCTGAATGAGGCGATTCAATTCGCACAAAATTGGAATGGCAAGGCGGATGGACGTATTACAACAATGCTCGCGCCGCACGCGCCATACACATGCCCACCTGCCTTTATTGAGAAGTTTGTACAGGCGGCGCACGACTTGGATCTATCCCTTCATACACATATGTCGGAGACGAGAGCCGAAGTAGAGCAGAATGTAGCTGATTACGGTCTGCGTCCTGTGGCGCATTTGGAGAAGCTAGGCTTCTTCAGCCGTCCATCCTTCGTCGCGCATGCTGTCCATTTAACAGATGAAGAGATTGAGACGCTGGCAACATACAAGGTAGCTGTATCTCACAACCCAGGCAGTAACTTGAAACTGGCGAGTGGTATAGCACGTGTAGTGGATATGTTGAAAGCAGGTATCGTTGTCTCTTTAGGCACGGATGGACCTGCTAGCAATAACAATCTAGATATGTTTGAGGAAATTCGTTTGGCAGCACTTATTCATAAGGGTGTCTCCGGTGATCCGACTGCTGTTCCAGCTGCTGAAGCGTTGCGTATGGGTACTTTGTACGGTGCGCAGACGATTCAATTGGCTGATGTGGGATTACTTGAAGCGGGCATGAAGGCCGATTTTGTAGCAGTCGATATCGATCAGCCTCATTTCATTCCACATACGGATTTTGTGTCTCACATGGTGTACTCGGCTTCCGCTAAAGATGTTAAACATGTTTGGGTAAACGGACGCCAAGTTGTGAAGAACAGCGAGTGCCTAACGATGGACGAAGAACGTATTCGTCATGAAGCTCAGCAATGCTTTGAACAATTGCTGAAGCGGTAA